One window of the Spirochaetia bacterium 38H-sp genome contains the following:
- the metK gene encoding methionine adenosyltransferase → MRNKESYLFTSESVSEGHPDKLADQVSDAVLDECLRQDPGSRVACETYTTTGMVLVGGEIATSAHIDVQELARDVVKRIGYDKPEYGLDYKSMSVISTLQKQSPDIAQGVMEGTGLFKEQGAGDQGMMFGFACDETEEYMPATIMLSHKLLIKAAEMRKKSEISWLRPDAKSQVTIEYQGYVPKRIDTVVVSHQHDEDASYEEIKNTVIEKIIKPVLEPTGLLSDDTKFFINPTGRFVVGGPHGDTGLTGRKIIVDTYGGVARHGGGAFSGKDPSKVDRSAAYMCRYIAKNIVAAGLAKRCEIQVAYAIGVPFPVSVMVDTFGTAVVDEVRIEKAVKEIFDLSPSGIIKTLDLRRPIYSNTAAYGHFGRDIFPWERLDKTEELKRIFS, encoded by the coding sequence ATGAGAAATAAAGAATCTTATTTATTTACATCCGAATCTGTAAGCGAGGGGCATCCAGATAAGCTTGCGGACCAGGTAAGTGATGCAGTTCTTGATGAATGCCTCAGACAAGATCCAGGCTCTAGAGTTGCATGTGAAACATATACAACAACAGGAATGGTTCTTGTAGGTGGAGAGATTGCGACTTCTGCGCATATAGATGTCCAAGAACTGGCAAGAGATGTTGTAAAAAGGATAGGCTATGATAAGCCAGAATATGGATTGGATTATAAGAGCATGAGTGTTATAAGCACTCTGCAGAAACAAAGTCCGGATATTGCGCAGGGAGTTATGGAAGGAACTGGTCTTTTTAAAGAACAGGGTGCTGGTGACCAGGGGATGATGTTTGGTTTTGCTTGTGATGAGACAGAAGAATACATGCCTGCAACAATTATGCTTTCTCATAAGTTGTTAATTAAAGCCGCCGAGATGAGAAAAAAGTCCGAAATATCTTGGTTGAGACCTGATGCAAAGAGTCAGGTGACAATAGAATATCAGGGATATGTACCCAAGAGAATTGATACGGTAGTAGTTTCTCATCAGCATGATGAAGATGCTTCTTATGAAGAAATAAAAAACACAGTCATAGAAAAGATAATAAAACCTGTTCTTGAACCTACAGGGCTTCTTTCCGATGATACTAAGTTTTTTATAAATCCTACTGGAAGATTTGTCGTAGGAGGTCCTCACGGTGATACTGGGCTTACTGGAAGAAAAATAATAGTTGATACATACGGTGGTGTGGCAAGACATGGTGGTGGGGCTTTCTCTGGAAAAGATCCTTCTAAAGTCGATAGATCTGCAGCATATATGTGCAGATATATAGCAAAGAATATAGTTGCCGCAGGATTGGCTAAGCGATGTGAGATCCAGGTAGCATATGCAATAGGAGTACCATTTCCTGTATCTGTTATGGTTGATACTTTTGGTACTGCTGTCGTAGATGAGGTAAGAATAGAGAAAGCTGTTAAAGAAATTTTTGATTTGAGTCCGTCAGGCATAATAAAGACGCTTGATTTGAGACGTCCTATATATAGCAATACGGCAGCGTATGGACATTTTGGCAGAGATATTTTCCCATGGGAAAGGCTGGACAAAACAGAAGAGCTTAAAAGAATATTTTCATAA